The DNA window GGTCGTGGTGAACACCGCCGGGACCCCAGCCCGCTACGAGATGCTCGGCTCCTGTCAGATGGTGTGCGACTCCCACCACGGCACCGCGGCCACCGCTGTAGCCAAGACGACCAGCCCGATCAAAGACAACAACCGGCTGGTCCAGTCGCTTCCCACGTTCATCCACGGTCCTCAAGGAGAGCCGGGACGAGTCGGGAGGATGGGTCCGAGGGGTCCGCTGGGCGAGCCCGGGCCACCTGGTCCTGCTGGTCCGCCTGGAGATAGGGGAGCACCGGGACCACCGGGAACACCTGGACTCAATGGGCCTAACGGAGCCATCAGCGCGGCCACTTACAACACCATCCCCAAGATCGCCTTTTACGCAGGACTGAAGAAGCAGCACGAAGGGTACGAGGTGTTGAAGTTCGACGACGTGGTCACAAATCTGGGCAACCACTATGATCCTGCTTCAGGGAAATTCACCTGCTCCATACCGGGGATTTACTTCTTTGTTTACCATGTgctgatgagaggaggagatggaacCAGCATGTGGGCTGACCTCTGTAAAAACAACCAGGTGAGGATGCTTCAtcatgataagataagataagatgaaataagatgagatgagataagataagataagacaagataagataagataagatgaacctttattaatcccctggagggaaattcaggtgtcaaagcagcaacatcacacaaacagagtgaaacacaggagaggtacaggtatacaaaaattataaaaaacaaaaaacaataatagagatataaaagatacagagtgaatgggtgaacatattGTGTacagtccatcaataaatacatgtagtatgtacaataaataaatgtaatatgtgcatatgtgcagtctataaagtggtatataggatgtatagtgtaaattgcaccagtggttagagtccaagatggttgcagatataGTGCATATTAGATGATAGAATTACAATATTTTGTTTGAGCTTTTCTCTTTAGTCTTTGTTTGTAATACAGAGTGAAAAAGACataatttaatgactttttggcATTTTACGCACAAGTTTTACGCACGGCTGTACCTGGAAAAAAGACTCCTCAGAATACATTTcccagacatttttaaaatatacaatGACGCAGCATGTGGGCTGACCTCTGTAAAAACAACCAGGTAGGACGcttcataagataagataagatgaacctttattaatccccggagggaagttcaggtgtcaaagcagcaacatcagcaaaacaGAGTGAAATACAGTAGAGGTATAAAGGTATACAacaattattaaaacaataatagagatataaaagatacagagtgaatgggtgaacatactgtatgcagtccgtcaataaatacatgtagtatatacaataaataaatgtatatgtgcagtctataaagtggtgtatataggatgtatagtgtaaagtgcgccagtggttagagtccaagatggttgcagatagtgcatgttagaTGATAGAATTacaatattttgtatttgtttttagatTTTTCTCGTTAGTCTTtgtcaaaatactgctgctggtttacaaagcactaaatggtttaggtccaaaatacatttctgatcttctgctatgttatgaaccacccagacctctcaggtcgtctggatcaggtctgcttagtgtccccagagtcagaagtaaacatgcagaagaagaagaagcgttcagtttttatgcaccaaatatttggaacaagctcccagaaacctgcaggaccaactctaACTCTGAGTTCTCTTAAATCAAAGCTTacaactttcctgtttgctgctgctgcctttaattaaaccagataatgatcttatatactgcaatagagcttttactcttgtgtgttatatagtatattttaGCTTCCAtcccagcttttatttttagcttgtttttattttataatcttTAATGGTTttataactattttaattatgtcttaatgttcttttgcactttttgtCGCAatattcttgaatgtttatggaaagcactttgaattgccctgttgctgaaatgtgttatacaaaataaagctgccttgccttgcctttgtTTATAATACAGAGTGAAAAAGACATAATTTAATGACTTTTACGCACATTTTACGCACAACTTCTACGCATGGCTATACCTGGAAAAAAGACTCCtcaaaatacatttccaggacattttttttttaaatatacagtgaCGCTATCTGATGGTTGTTTTTAAGTTTGACGTGAAAATGTCACTGTTGGAGCTGTCCAAGGTgctgattttcaaaataaaagcacgtTTAATCAGCtgaaatatcattttttttttttgcctttccaGGTGAGAGCCAGTGCCATCGCCCAAGACGCCGACCAGAACTACGACTACGCCAGCAACAGCGTCGTCCTGCACCTGGAGCCTGGAGACGAGATCTACATCAAGCTGGACGGTGGGAAGGCTCACGGTGGAAACAACAACAAGTACAGCACCTTCTCCGGCTTCATGCTGTATGCTGATTGAAACAACATCTCTGCTCTGCATATAGCTTTGCTTCACTGCTCATGCTCAACTCAATGTCAGTTGGATTATTAGAGGCAGAGCTCACCATTTCCATATTGCAAAAAAAGAGTCCAGGGAGATGTGGAGGATGtcatgcaaagaaaaaaaacaaaacaacagaaaagaacTGTACTTTACAGTGTAATTTACAGAATAATGAATGttaaagtgtccagcgttgaaTTGTACCCTTTGTCAGATTGATTAGTGTCGCTATCGCACCCCTGAATGAACTGTCTATAGCTTTACAAATTAAgtcaaacatactgtacatgctgctGAATGAGTGCAGACTGAAAGTTCAATGTCTTGACCTTTTAGCACTTAATTATAGATGCTAAAATTATACTCTACATAATCACCACTCTGTTCACTTCAGTGTAGTTGGTCCACATgtgctttattttttcccaaaaaatatttgtgcatTTTGAGTGAAAATGTTAAAAGTGATGCATGATTGTAAAAAGAAATTACATTTCAATTGTGTGCAGCATAGAAACACTTGTGTAAAGGGCCCATTCTGATGTTCATATTGAAGCGTTGTCACGACATTATCATTGTTTTTTCTTGTCTCAATGACAGCTGGTCAGGGCAAACAGGGTGGTCTGGCGGTTAGTCACCATCACAGAACTGGACAGTCGCACTGACAGAAATGTTTCCTCCATCGATCCGCACTTCTGATTGTGAAAGCCATTCCAGTTAAGACTGTCAGCTCATGTGTAACATATCATGTAAGATTAAATCCTCTTTGTTTAAACCCTCTCGGAAGATTAATCAAAGTTCTATAGTTTTTCACGCGGTGATCGCGCCATTGATCATGTGGCGAAGTCACCCTGTGAGGCCACCTGTTCCCAGATGAGAGGAGAACGTGTCCTTCATCCCGTCAGCCTCCCATAGACACCCAGACACCCACTGAGGGGCAACAGGACAACTCATCTAACACAGCCGCATTGTGTCGAGAGCAGAGCGGCATACTGATTACTACCACGCTCATTATTTCCCCATCCCGTAAAAACCTGTTTGCAGAGATGTCActttacaaatacaaaaaaagcaacaacattGACATTGAAAAATCAATTAGCACAGTATTTGTGAGCACCACTGTAGATAATAATATTTGGTTTAGATTGCATTTCTGTAAGCGGGTTGTTTGTGACATAAGTGGGGCCAAAACAAGGCTGCTAATGAGAGGCACTTTGATCCTGCGAGGCTTCTTTCATATGATTTGATTACAAAGTGAATAATGTATAATCACAAATATAACATCAAGTTTTAATTAATGAGGGCGGCTGTAAAAAACTCTTTCAAAACAGCCTgtaattattttacatttggaaagacaaagagaaaaattGTCATTAAAGATGCACAAACACTGTAATGTCATTGGTTTGAGCGTCCAAAAGTACATTTACAAATAAGTTTGGACTGTAATTATTGCAAAGATCTCAAAGTATTTATTGCGGGGCGTTCACTCATCTCAAGATAAAAATAATCGCTACATCGAAGCCCCTTCCTtggttctctttttttttgcttttatttgaagGTCAGCCAGCGTTTGGGGTTGTCGATGAGGATCTTGTCCACCTGGTGCTGCGAGAAGCCCCTCCTCAGCATCTTCGGCACAATGTTGTTCAGGATGTGAGAGTAGCCGTGGCCGCCGTACTTGGTGAGACGGTTCTTGGTGTGGATGTCGTGTGCGATCACTATCTTGTCGCCGTAGCCCTCCTTCGCTAGGAACGCCAAGCTGAGCGTGAATAAACAAAACCATGGTAAACGAGGGGCCTTAAACATAACACAACTGACAACtttttgttaaaaaacacactgtaattTCTAGTCTGCCTTGATGTGTTGTTCAACTTGACTAACCGGACCAACGTGTGGCCTGTCATTCATCACTCAGCCCTCCACTGCAGTGGAATATTATTAGTGTCTCACAGTTTCAGTGAGAAAACTGTAGGACATACTCTTCTCTCCACATGGagtaaaacacaaaagctgCATTTTGTTCTAAATGATATGCACCTGATTTGGCTCAACACCAGGGCCGTCCTCGACCAAAggaattcttagttgactaacactcatatgattttgttgactaatcgattagttgatttaatcgacagatctgtagaactgagtttctccacaaagaatcaaacaaaagcaccactttaaatctcgtgttcaccagagatgtgctcataagtttcttggaaataagtcattcagcatgaaaaaaagcataaaaacaactaattgactcaagaaatcttagttgattAAGACCCAAACGAcctattaattgattaaacctgcagtaggcagtatatttttggcatcattgggcaaaaattccataatagcctttcagcatattgtaattcaagtgttctgagagaaaactacacttctgcacctcctcatggctctgttttcaggctttaaaaaatctagcccgtgacgggagactttggccaatcacaggtcatttcagccagagcgttcctattggctgttaatTCAAtaaaggcagctgtcaatcactcataaactctgatcaaacggtcaaactaggcagcgctgatcaaatatgaattaatattctgtcactgtaatgcctatttctcctctcaaatgtgttcagaaacatcttgtagtgtacagtttagctgtaaaatgagaaagtttgctccggctggtgggcggtgcttggtacttcctcaacagatctcaacacggctgccgggtcacaaactttttcattttacagctaaacaatacaaAAACTGAGGTCATATTTAAATGTCAAGTGTTGACACATCAACATGGTCACACTTGTGTTCAcacctgattaaaaaaaaataaaatcgcACTGAAAAGACAAGTTTAACCCTGAGAAGTGTTACTCACGTCGTCACTCTCTGGCTGTCACTGGGCATGTCCACGTCCAGGTTATACGGGTAGTCCAGCATCTCCACTCCAAACAGATCGTACTCCAGGTAACTCCCCAGCTTCGCAAACTCAAGCAGCTCACCATCATCAAATATAGTCCTGCAGGAAGATAACAGAAAGTTGTTGAAATGAAGGTGATGCatgcagaaaaagagaaagttgTAATGTATatagaggaggggggggggaattcAATGcaatttctgtaactttctAAAGAATGGAGAATACCAGCGAACAATATAGCATTGACTAAAATAACGTGTTGTGAAAACGAGATCTAAGAAATATTGTGATCCAATGTAGAATGATAAAGCCGTCTTATGTAACGCCACCTTTAAATGTGTTGAATGAAGATGGGTAAAAATAGCATGTGAATCGACATAAATCAAAAGGTTTGACAGGCAAGAACTGTTTTTCATTCTCAAATTGAACATATAATAAACATTTGCGGTTGTGTTTCGTGCTTAAATGTTTAACTcataaaatgactgaaataaggGTAATCGTTTtcagttttcacatattttcaccaaaaaaataaccagatttttacatttataagtTGTTTCTTGTAACAAGGGGATACCAATCACTGCCAATTACAGCAAAAAAAGATTTCCTCAAAACAAGCAgctcagaattttttttttttcttgtgatgtTAAGTGAAGAGACAAATGAGGGGACAGTGCAAATTAGCTGATTGTTCACTGGATTCCttctaaaaacaaacaaaatatctaAGAACATTGTGTTTGTGCTTCAAAATGAGATTTTATAATCAGATGTTCATCTTTGTATTATTCACCTTTCCCCCctaattttcacatttattgatAATCTGAATACGCACTACATTTCCAGATTTTGGTGGGGGATTTAAAATAATGAGCCTCATTGTTTTTGTTACTGCATGTCTCTGAAGTTTGATGTGGTATCATCAGTGATGACGAATGTAATAAATGCAGGAGACATCAGCCTCATTTTAGCTATTAGTTTGTCAACATGAATACATTATAACACAATAACGGTGAAACATTATTATGCTTATagtcaacaataaaataaatatatgaggAAAATGTGGCCTGTAACTGCCTCTACACTGCATTTCTCACTGTGTGCCACCAGGGATTGTCTTATGACACCTAAGAGAACTGTTGTTCTTCCAGTTCCACCAGTGCATATACAGAGCTAGAGAGATATTCACGTGGGAgaaagtgaaatgaatgaataatcatttgaataatCATTTTTTACGCATTTATTTTTAGTAATGGGAAACATAAATGTCAGGGAAGGGATGTGAGACTGGAAGTCTTATAGGATAGCTGTGATTGTAActaataaaatgttgatatttaacAGCCTGATTAGTCAAAAATCCCTTTATTCCCATAAAACATAACTGTTTCCAGGAACTTCTCACCTGTCCAGGTGTGACATGACAGTTTTGCTGATGTCACCACCGGCCTCCTGGAGAATCCGGACGACTTCAGCCGGAGCGGCGGCATTCCTGCCGGGATGGATGATGACGGGGCAGCCGAGCTGGGTCTGAGCGTGGGCTGTGGCCCTCAGCACCTTCGTCTCGCTCTCCGAGATGGGCCAGCCGGTTCCGATCTCTCCGATCACGCCGCAGCGGATGTTTGTGCCGTCTGCGCCGTGAAGCACCTCGCTGACGATGATGTCTGTGAGCTGACGGGCAGGAAAAGTGACATATTAGTGCATTAAAATAACTCTTTTCTGACTAGTTCTGTCCCTTTAACAGGCACATGAACAGAGCACGTTAGGTTCAGTGCGTGACATCTAAAAGGCGAGACTTAGCAGCCAGAAACCCGTTCAAATCAATCAGAAGATACAAAAGAAATCCTTGAACATAAACACAGGAATTGCTGAGAAAATGTGTGATGTATCAAATTGTCAGTTCGGTGTTCTTCCTGTCTTATGACTGAGATGTCAGCACCAGTGCCATGCATGCCAGATTTTGGCCCGACAGGCTGCTGATGCTACCCTCAGACCAGGCCTCACCTTCTCCACACTCATCCTCTTGGTGGCGTCAGTGTGGGTGCAGTCCACATAGTACCCCGCTCCTGCGATGACGTGGACCCCGGTGTCTTTGGCCAGCTGCTTGATGGCGGGCAGGTCCCGTTCGATTCCCGTGGTGGTGTTCTCCACTATGGTGCCCCCGCCGGCCTTCTTGTAGGCCAGCAGCTCGTCCCGCACGGCAGCGAGCTCCTGATGCAGCAGCAGGTTCTCGTGGCAGCTGTATTGGTTCTGCCTCAGCCAGTGCATGTGCTGCATCTGGAACGGGTTCTCCGCCACCGCCTCGTCGCCAGTGGGAGGAGGGAAGTAACAGCACTCAAAGCTCATGGTCAGGTGCTCATGGGTCATGGTGCGGCCCAACTGGTCCGGATCCACCAGACCCAGGACGGTCTGGACCTTCCCACTCAAATCTGACATGACTGGTATTCAGGGTTTACAACAACCTGAAAGGACacatattattcatttattcagaaATGCAGCAAATATCAGATTTTGTAACATTGCTACAGATCAGACAGGAGAGTGAGTTTGCCATAATATACTCTGACCAATCACTGACCAGGCTGACCCTATTGGCTGACCTCAGTGTGCATGCAGAAGAGGAACCTTTGGACTACAAAGTGCAAGATCTGGTTATTATTAGAACTAACTATAGGGTCTGTCTAGTAGTTCACTTTATTTCTTCACTTCCTAGCTACTTGCTCGGtttgcaaacatgcaaacatgGTTTGCAAACATGCAACAAGGTAGTCGTCAAAGAACAACATTTAGTGCTAAAACAAAGTGTACTCGTTGAAATCAACCAAAAACAATGTGCAATAAACTCAGAGCTGCAGCCCGAGGCGGGCGGACACTTAAATTTCATCGACTTGAAtcctaaaattgtatttaaagtgTTGACAGACAGTTTGCTGACCTTGTTTACTGCTTCTAGCTGTCCACTCCAAACCCCCAGCTGGACTCTGCAACTGCCCCGTTAACAGATTAGcagaccacggagatgcgagaAGTGTGAAATATCGCGAGAGATCACGAGACCACAgttcaactgacaggaagtcaacAGAACCTAGAATGTCACAATGTTGCAATAATAAGAGCAATGTCAGTAAATCAAAGTTTAGTATTAACCCATAAGAACCCGTACCCATTTCTCCTTCAAGGAAAATTATGGGGGATATAATACAGACTAAATAGACCACATAGAACACATTTCTGAATTTGTTTTCAAAATACCACCCCTAGTGTCAAAGACCTGTAAAGTTACATATACATCACATTAGGCGTTTATGGTAAATTTATTCCTCATTTGAACATAAATCAGCCTGACAGTATTTTTGTGTTTGGTAACAAAaacttgtctttttatttgcatttccaCAAAATTATAACTTTACTTCTTAGGTTTAAcaacaaaatctttttttcagatttgttttacaacacaaaaatcACTGTCATCTCCCTGGATGACTGCCAGTGCATCCTGAACACTGTATTGCTTCTTGTTATCCAtactacagaaaaaataaaatggcattGAAATATAACTGATATAGGGTAGAAAAatcttgtttgtctgtttattttatttactgataGGCGAAAATTGTTTccttatacattttattaataatttaattaatataacatgcttttttgttaacatttgttttaatatgcCCTGAAttgaacaatataaaatatattaactaAATATCATTGAATCAGCTAAATTAACTGAGCAgatcataatattttttcttattgtgacATTAATGTCACATCAGGTTTTCCGTGACAATTTTCAGGTTAAAGGCCCGATGTGACATATATGTCTCAACGATATTCATctgatttgttttatatcaatTTGTTCAAGAAATGTGATCACAACAGGTTAAATGTAATAAAGGACATGTTATTTAAGTATTACAATTCTTAAATGGCTTGATTCTTACCTTTAGCAACAAAAAATAAGCTTTTTCAATTTAGGATGTTCAGTATGTGTCACTTAGGGACTCCATGAGTTAAAATCAAGGATAAAGCTTTATAAGGAACTTTCCAGAACGTTTAAAGGGCGTGTGACACCTATGTCACCGTGGGTTCTTATGGTATAGTTCttatagtaaataaaaaagtcattttttaaaaatatatttaagtgGTAGCCTACGGAGTTGGAAAGTTTAgacttcattattattttaacaagtTTAATTAATAACATATGACAACAAATGTTAATAATAGCTGATAAATGGCGGGTATCACTTCATGCTATTAGTGATAATAGATCACTACTAATAGCCTGTATAGATGAGTTATAAGTAATTGATAAGAACTAAACGATTTGGGTACAACAGCAAAAGTtatctgtatatttatatgGGATTATATAATCACTaagtcattaataaatggtTGTTACAATAATCCATCAAGTCTGCACTTCTAAATGTTAATTAGTTGTTAATAAATAGATTTTGGTTTCTTATGCTCTGCGGAAGTtttcaggtcagaggtcgaaAGGTCTGTCACAGGCCACACCCTGGTAAACCCCAAATTATTACGATTATTGACTTATaattggtctataaaacattaatataattatttgaTTACCATTTATAAGATAAATGTTACAACATACACCCTGTTATCAAGGGTGACTTATTAGAAACTGCACATTTCAGACCTGTATAGGCACAAATCAAGTCTTATTACACAAATTCAATTAGCCTACAAGCAAACAGATGACATATCACTGTAACCAGCTGTCATTTCAAAATTGGATAGTTTTGGAGAACATGTGAGGATGATGCAGGGTTTGAGAGACAGACTGCTCCTCACTCAGCAGATGGTCTCTACAGCAGTATTTGTTCTGCTGTCGCAGGGAACTGCCCCGTGAACAGTCACCATGGCGCTGACCATCCCTGCAAACGGCTGAGCATAATGACCATTTACAAACTGTGGAGCCTATGACCATCCGTTTGTTGGCAAGATGACTACTAGATCAGACCAGCAGCCGTGATGTTTGTGTTCAAGGCTGGATAAAttgtcttttattattattttgtctcgAGCTGAGATGTAGATGATTATAGAAGAGTTATTTATTTCTAGATTACCGTTCCTCCCTTTTCACATGATTTAGCAACATATCCCTTGAGGTCAAGAAACTTTTGACCAGGTGCTCTAAAATGACTGATCttgatttctttactcctcgTCTACTCATCAAATTCAAAACACAAGTCAAGATTATTCTGCTCACTTTTAGAGCTCTTTAGCTGTTCCTCGCTCCACTGAAGGAGACGGTGCTGTTGAAGTTGTCGCTCCTAAACTGTGAACACCTTTAGTAAAAAGCAGCTCAAAACCCACCAGCATttctttagttttatttatatatttgtatccCTATCTCATTTATAACCCTTATATTGTCTGTATTTTATGTCTTGCCTTTGTCCtatattgtaaagcactttgtgatgtTTAAATGCACTATAAATAATCGTGTTTATGTGTATCACTTATAGTTTGTAGACAAATTAATTTAGGAATAAGTACAATATGtaaacacaattaaaactgaagctaaaacttaaaataactctttttGGAGCTATCAAAGCGATAATAAagagttaacgcaaattcgttttaatgccactaatttctttaatgcattaacgcaacttgcaatttttaggttgaagcTCATTAGTATAACTAAAAGTTACTTAGTTAATTTTggcggaaaaactggcatagtcattttcaaaggggtcccttgatctctgacctcaagatgtgtgaatgaaaatgatttctatggatacccactagtctcccctttacagacatgcccactttattataatcacatgcagtttggggcaagtcatagtcaagtcagcacactgacacactgacagctgttgttgcctgttgggctgcagtttgccatgttatgatttgagcatattttttatgctaaatgcagtacctgtgagggtttctggacaatatttgtcattgttttgggttgttaattgatttccataataaatgtatacatatatatacatatatacataaagcaagcatatttgcccactcccatgttgataagagtaatctCCTTTtgaggtgcattttgaacagataacagatAGCAACACCACTGATAATAAGCCAGAAGACAAAATCAATACAGTCAGCCTTTGTGACTGAAAcaaatggaagaaaaacaagGGAACggggatgcaaaatgaatgtaCCTACTCAAGAATTAtacaaagttttcttttttatggtAAATGGG is part of the Sebastes umbrosus isolate fSebUmb1 chromosome 12, fSebUmb1.pri, whole genome shotgun sequence genome and encodes:
- the c1ql3b gene encoding complement C1q-like protein 3b, coding for MIATGVCGVALVLVLVVLIPVVVNTAGTPARYEMLGSCQMVCDSHHGTAATAVAKTTSPIKDNNRLVQSLPTFIHGPQGEPGRVGRMGPRGPLGEPGPPGPAGPPGDRGAPGPPGTPGLNGPNGAISAATYNTIPKIAFYAGLKKQHEGYEVLKFDDVVTNLGNHYDPASGKFTCSIPGIYFFVYHVLMRGGDGTSMWADLCKNNQVRASAIAQDADQNYDYASNSVVLHLEPGDEIYIKLDGGKAHGGNNNKYSTFSGFMLYAD
- the pter gene encoding phosphotriesterase-related protein, which encodes MSDLSGKVQTVLGLVDPDQLGRTMTHEHLTMSFECCYFPPPTGDEAVAENPFQMQHMHWLRQNQYSCHENLLLHQELAAVRDELLAYKKAGGGTIVENTTTGIERDLPAIKQLAKDTGVHVIAGAGYYVDCTHTDATKRMSVEKLTDIIVSEVLHGADGTNIRCGVIGEIGTGWPISESETKVLRATAHAQTQLGCPVIIHPGRNAAAPAEVVRILQEAGGDISKTVMSHLDRTIFDDGELLEFAKLGSYLEYDLFGVEMLDYPYNLDVDMPSDSQRVTTLAFLAKEGYGDKIVIAHDIHTKNRLTKYGGHGYSHILNNIVPKMLRRGFSQHQVDKILIDNPKRWLTFK